Proteins encoded by one window of Rutidosis leptorrhynchoides isolate AG116_Rl617_1_P2 chromosome 7, CSIRO_AGI_Rlap_v1, whole genome shotgun sequence:
- the LOC139859523 gene encoding uncharacterized protein, with amino-acid sequence MALLIDLLPSEYGYIILTIIAYCFFNAYMQIQVGKARKKYNVGYPILYATEADSKDYKIYNCVQRGHQNSLETLPIFFTLLVLGGLKHPVICSVLGVVYIVTRYFYFNGYASGDPKGRLPLGKYNNLAMLGLVIVNIWFGTSLLLVTKVATSYTHI; translated from the exons ATGGCCCTTTTAATAGATTTACTTCCCAGTGAATACGGTTACATTATCCTAACAATTATCGCCTACTGCTTTTTCAATGCTTATATGCAGATTCAAGTAGGCAAAGCCCGAAAAAA GTACAATGTGGGGTATCCTATATTATATGCTACCGAAGCTGATAGCAAGGATTACAAAATCTATAATTGTGTTCAG AGAGGGCATCAAAATTCGCTCGAAACTTTGCCAATTTTCTTCACACTGTTGGTTTTGGGAGGGCTCAAGCATCCAGTTATATGTTCTGTTTTAGGAGTAGTTTATATAGTTACCCGATATTTCTACTTCAATGGATACGCATCAGGAGATCCCAAAGGACGCCTCCCTCTTGG GAAATATAACAATCTTGCAATGCTAGGACTTGTTATTGTCAATATTTGGTTCGGGACGAGTCTTCTCTTGGTTACTAAAGTGGCAACATCGTACACACACATATAA